The following nucleotide sequence is from Mytilus trossulus isolate FHL-02 chromosome 9, PNRI_Mtr1.1.1.hap1, whole genome shotgun sequence.
aagtaatctgaattttgatttttttttatacttacatTATCTCTTTTTCTATCTCAGTAATGATCCTGTCATAATAATACATTGTTCTTTCTTccatagtacatgtattgtttcaGCACCGTATtgagttttgtaattttaattttgaaacatgAATAATGTTAATGATAATATGATCTAATATTGAGACAGTACGTCTATAGTCACGGTCAacctgggactattatactattATACTGTACACTTAAAGTTAGACTCGAATATCAGTACTATTGTCTCAGGTTTTGACCTGGAAAACTGAAGGTCACGTTCGTTTGATTCGAGGTTTGattcattttaatatcaaataacacTGCACTCTAATACTTTGATAAAAGAATCGATTAAACAATTAAAGCGTTGTGACCATTGGATAAATATATTGTAACTTTAAGGAGGGAATCTGTTTTTTCCTTAggccaaaacaaaataatggtACGTGTTCCGCTTATCCTATACCTTCTCTTATTTAGTGGTGCCTCCCTTAAaactttttatgtcattttggaACAAGCACAGTTCAGTAAAGACTGATTCGCTAGTActtattaattattatataatcagctaaaaaaataatttttaaataaaattttaatgccTATACCTACCCTATGTTTTCAGGACTTTGGGTGGAAacacatgtgttttttttttttttgccttattGGCGACCTAAGTCACCTAAGACCTAAATGCAAGAACTGCAACTTATTCCTTTTTCTTAGTAACACTATGATGTATccttttattttacatgtactgTCTGAATGGTCTTCCCTTTTccgtatttttatttttgaaattgggGAAACACCTAAAATTGCCTCAAgttatttatagtttaaaaaatgtcagatatGACTGCATTAACTACCGCATTGAATAGAACAGCAAACCAGAGCTGATGTGCGAGCACAGTGACAATGTGAACAAAGCTGCGATGTTTATTATGTGATATGCGTACGTTGCTAACAGGTGCTTGGAGTTTAGCGATACCAGTTGCGGGAACATTAACGATCAACTTCCGGTTATTTGAATGTGAAGAATACAAATGTTTTGATGTCTGGTGCGTTCGTAATATGTATAATAAAGGTAAAAAGGTTAAATATTACTTAGACTTTGATAGCGTTGAATAATTGCATCACTacaattacaacaaaacaaacgtTTTCAATGACTAACGACCTCATCCGTATGCTATGTCTGTGACCAGACCAGTTTGGCCCCACACACGCTTACATGTgcattttttttgataaaagaaattatatagGTCATTGAGTTATTACAGAGAAAACATATgcttattttgtttatcttcaGTTTGAGCTTATACAGAGCTAAGGGACAAATTCTTGACAAGGCTACAttgaaattatctccctttgcaaacaaaaaataagccTACAAGGAATAGATCTATAGGATAATGAGGTgctgaaattgaaatataatgaaaaacTGCGAAAAATTATAGAATATTGTAAAACTATTCTGATTGCAAAAGAGAACAATGTCGAGCAGCATATAGaccaaatataaattataaaatcttGGAAGGCCATTTAtgtcattaatttatttttctgtgaCCGGTACCTGGAATGACCAAACAACAGTGTTAATATTCGAAAAACACTTGTAATGACCGAATAACACTTGGAATTTCAATATAAGCATGTATTGGTGACTTTTAAACATTGATTATTGAAAAATAGTATATTAtcaatgtaaatgtattttataacttataaatgaTTTACTGGAAACAGATAAGTTcataaaaaacttttaaaatttagtgtgtatttttaaccattttttgcaAATcgtagtaatcttttacaaaaatcttctctgaaactgctgtgccaaattaaatcaaactttgccacaatcattatttgggtatctagtttgaaaaatgtgtcctgTGACCccaccaaccaaccaagatggcagtcatggctaaaaatagaatatagcggtaaaatgaagtttttggcttatatctcaaaaaccaaagcatttagagcaaatctgaaaggGGTAAAGTTGTTTATCAGGATCAAGATCTATCCGCccagaaattttcagatgaatcaaacaagcctttgttaggttgctgcccctgaattagtaattttaaggaaattatgctgtttttggttgttatcttgaatattattatagatagagataaactgtaaacagcaataatgtacaaaatgtacagcaaagtaagacctaaaaataagtcaacatgaccaaaatagagTTATTGATTGCccaattttcaacaatttgtaaatttttactaacattttccactgtaacTACCATGACTAcagggccaagttcattatagatagagataattgtaagcagcaataatgttcagtaaagtaagatgtaccaACTCATCACTATCACAATGATAGCCCTCTCAAGGCCCCCAGAAGCTCTGACATAAATAGagcaaaatcctgcattctcACAATCTCCTGGCACCTAATTTCATCTTTCAAATGACCtttatttatgtatgaaattaaagaaaaaaagaaaaaatctcttTGAAGTgtgctttgaaaaatgaaattcaaaagaTACTGTTTTCCAGATTCTGAACAACATGATCTACAacactttcttttatttgactGATATTATTccataacataaaattgtcatCCTATGCATGTCCTATCTGATTGTCTTCCCGTTCTAAAAGCAAAAACCACCAGAACATCTCTCTTGTTAtctttgaaaagaaaagaagcATTCTGACTTTAAAAAGACAACCAATCAGTGACcttgtttattgttgtttatcttGTCGGCGATTGTGCGACAATACGCCTCTCAGCTGCCTGTAAACATttggaaaagattttttttctttttaaatttatatttttgtcagtgAAGTAGGCGGCACTTGAAGCCACCATAAACGGCCGAAATCCGCCGTCTACCGGCTTCTTTGGAAAGCCCTGACTGAATTACAAAACTGGACAGATCATAAaacatacctgtcaacctgtgacgatgaaaatgcaggtcatgacctgcattgaagaatcaaatctcaggtcataacgcgtacgaaCTTTTTCGAgctgaatttcagtatttatgGTACATTTTCTAGTAAAGTATATCAAAGATACCACAACATCAATGCATGTTCACTTggttaagtcattttaaatcCTATTAATTATTACTTCATTGCACTTTTAAAGATTTCTATAATTCTGTGTAACAGTCTTATGttctttactttttgtattcatccaaataaagaattaaaattgTTCAAGAGTGATTTTTAGATGTTTGAGATTGTTGGCTATGTAGCCTTTAAACATACCTTTTTTGTTTATGGAAGGAAATTAGAGTgtgataaaatatagtaatataGTTAAAGAaggtataaatgtaaaaaataattttcaactttttttttttaaattgtataaaggtatatataaataataaaaatttagttttcaatatgtatttgaattttatatttattaatgatttaatctttttcacccataaaacgtaaatataaggaataattttgaatggtgacaaataaggggaagtaactctagacgtctatttgaaatatgtttacaatttatttacgacctaaagctaaggtaattggtgttaattaacagtttgtttgacaccaaagctgtcaagtgaagccatacacttaatgggtcacttaatttgacagtttGTATAGCTAAATGAACTTCCTGTTCATGGAAGAATTACGAATTTGCTGGTATTTCAAAGGAATATTACTTATAAAATCAATCTCTAAGCTAAGAAAAACGGGTGAAATCGGGTCATTTTCCGAATTCCCGGGTTATTTGAATGACCCGGCGGGTGTCCCGGGTGATCCCTCATAATTGTGAAAATCTCGGGTCACACCCACAGAATACGGGTCAGTTGACAGGTATTAAAAAGATATGcattttaaatcattaatgattaatttatttgttttttttagacatgttagatggACACGTGCCACCCGTTTGaatgttttgtatgattttgtgATACAGACTTAAACATACACTGTATACAGGACAAAGATCAAGGATGACGATTGTTGAAAAGGTCAACAGTGCCACTCAAAAACAACAACCTGTTGAAAAAACCTCTGAAATTAAAGTGACAAGCTCCAGTGAGAAACAAATGGAAGGCCAGTCCTCGGGGAAAGATGTTGTTAAGGATaaagatgacaaaaataaatctgCTAATAACGTCAATACCGGCCCCGTTAAAGACATAAGGGTTTTAaatcttacaaagaaaatattttcatcctTTCCTATCAAAAGTGAGGAGCAAGATTCAAAAGACCCAACAGACGTTTGTCCAGACAAGGGCAGTGGGTCAGTAGAAAATAAGGACACAGAAGTTATGTTGTATATTTCTCCCGAGGGGGACTTATACAGTGCCAGCCAATTAGAAAAACATGAGGAAGACATAGACaaaaaatcattgttaaaaGAAGATGGTGtcgtttattttataaaaccttTGAAAGATGAGGAACTTTGTGATCTTATTTTGGAATATTTAGATTTAATCAAACAGGAACCAAAAGGTTTATTTACTTTAGACATTGCTGGAAGTTTAATGAGGACAGGTAATAAACAGGATGTTAAATCAGAACCACAGAGTATGTACTTGATGAGTGAAGCCGTTGATCAGAGTACTTCAAGCACATCACAGGTAAATGAAGCCCTAATTATGGACAGATTAAAGTAGAGTAAATGAGGCCCTAATTATTTCACTAAAGCTTAGAAATAGCATACCTTAAAGTTTGTTGGGTCATTTTTCAATTAGTACAGTACATGTTAAAGTCAAAGTTTCTCTCCAATTGAATCATCAATCATGTCAATGTAAagcaaaaatgataaataaaaaaaatccctacatgtacatgtacctaccctatttatttcaaagatgttataggaaacacacatattattttatttggcctaatTACCTCCATGTGGAATgctaaaaactaaaaacatggAAAAGTGAAGGCAGAGAATtcaaatcattccaaaaaattgtataagCACTTGAGgacatacatcatgtacatgtagccaATATGACAAACAGGGACTAAACTTAACACGAGGAAAACAAGAGCCTAATCtttctacatgtatgtacatgtacatgtacaatgtacatataaggcaacaaaaattatcatttgaaataaaccaAGGATCTGactttttgttaaaatacaaagatttgttataatgaagggagataattatgtaacatttttttcagcaaGGGGAAGTAATTGTGAAAGGGGAACCAGAAGAATATGAAGAAATGGAAGAAATGGAAGAAGATGAGGTATTTTAGTACTGTATAAAAGTACTAATAATTAGCCAATTAATCTGTTTGACAGATCACATACTGTATTCATggtatttaataataatttttaatcagACCTGTGACCTTTGGAAGGGTCGGGGCTTTGTTAGGCTCCCTTGTAACCTGACGTCTCATTTATAATGATCttttgaaatgtacaaaacagaGAATAAGATCAATTTCAGTATCAAGTTTGCTTAAAAATCACCTGGTGAACTGAGACATACATCATAACATGAATGTTAAACATGACCTTATGACCTACATATGTATGAGGGAAGGTACCTTACTCATGTTACTGAAGTCTTGTCTTCCATAttgactatatcatgtatatttgaaCACAAAAATGGTAAGAAAAAGTAAGATTCTCCATGTGTGTACTGAaagattatatatttgattcatGTTTATGTTGATAAAGCATGAAGAGATCAGCAGTACAAGTTTCAATTACACAGCTTATATTTTAGCCAATTTCAGTCAACTCTTTTGACCTTTTAACTTTTCCatcctttttgaaatttgaatatacAGAACAGAGCACATGTACATTTGCTCTATAATGGATTATGCTTTACATAAGAAAACCATGATGTAAAACTGTGACTGAGCATGCTGAGTAAAAGTTACAATTTGTGTTAACAATTGATGAAAATTGTGCACATGTTTTATGTTTCTTATTTTGGCTGCTCCTACTATCATGACTATCAGAGTACCAGGATGTCTAACCACAGATTagatgacttttgaaaattatacaattcaaactcaaaagtcgtttataatatgaaaaaaatctattttgttAATCATACCTAATCATgttaaaccaagaaaaaaacaaatgaagatacatgtacaaatgaattcacagtccagtaattatatttaaatattttcaaatccaCAGTTTATAGAGGCAGTCACAGttccatgaatatttttacccataatccatcattttcatggttaaatTTGTATTAAACAGGATGATATTGAGCAGCTGCAGAGCTTACAGAGTGGTGCAGGTTTAACTGGGCAGTTGAGAGTCAAAGTATTGCAGTCTCTGTATAACAAATCTAGATTCCAGGTAGGTGTTATCCTATGAATGTAGGAGGATGTAGGCCAGGAGATACTAAATACTGTGaatcatttttagctcacctgacctaaCTTCAAAAATAGAAATTGGGAGAGGGGGAGacaattttttctcatttcaaatttcaaaaattattttctttttggtcatacatgtcatatatgCATGTTggtaaaaagatattttttctttctttttttttttggggggggggggcaatttgCAACAGCATAGTCATTATAGTGTATTGCATAaaagcaaaaaagggggggtacattttattaattttattttggggAGTGGTCAATTTGCAACAGCCTAGTGAAtaacacaaaagaaaaaaatgaatgaaatctCTAATCCTGTAACCAAAACTTTGTTCTTTGACTACACTTgttctgtgtcagaaactttatatttgtaaaatattcaattacaatccaaattaagACCTGTATCAAGTGCAAATATAATGTCCATTTTGCCCAATTGTTTAGGGTTAACGGTTAGACCTCTATGCCGTATGGTCATATCCAGCTACGCACAGCAAAGCAATTCATTCTTGATGTATTATAACTTTTTGAATCCATCTCTACTTCCATGTGATTTTTGCCTcacttgtcgtagaacacaaaATATTGGAATGATTATTACGCAGCAGCTATATCAAGTTTATATTAatattccttaaaaaaaaaaggaacttCATACTACGTATACTGTATGTACTGTAAGTTCAAAAATTATTGGGATATTTGTATTAATGCTTAAAATGCGATTGAGTTACAATCGCAATATATACTTGATATATTGATCTTGCAATTAAAAACCATTAATATGAATTGAACAggatttttcttaatatatcGCAAAAATTTAAACCATGTTCTAGTCTTAATTGACACAATAGCAATAATATATGCATGCattaattttagaatttacaGTATGTATCACTTTGATTACTTGTATTtctcataatatttttttagaattttgccACTGGACCTtatcaaccaaccaatcaatcattaGTTTTAAATCGTGTTCCTTAACTTTTCCACAAGGAACAACTTATCAGtttgaattaataaataaaatgttattttgtatatttttatgtataaatgttatttctcaCTCAAGGAAATCTTTCAACTTAGACCAACTCCATTTAAATGCAAAATGGTCTGTGATATGTTTATGTTCCGatgtatttatagattatcgttgattatctcaataATAtcgattttctcgcttgagcggGTACAGCGAAAGTAAGAGAAGCAACTGAATGACCAATGAAAATCTGTTTATcttgtttatcgctattttacctaaattgtaTGAAGAATTAGTTTATTTCCTTGACAACGGCACATGTTCCCTTAGTTACTAGCAATCATTTTCATATCTCTCGACTCCTTTTTCATATGATAATATGGGCTACTGCTGCTACTCTGGGGAACTTGCTAATGGGGAGGGGATTGACATCACTGTCATACACCTCAACCAATAATTTTATACCTTCGTATTAACAGAATGGTTCCCCTATTTGTCAGTAAGATCAGGTCAaagatttacaaatttttgaccAGCAGTTGAAAAGCagttttggataaaaaaaaaaaatggaacagAATCACTCAACTTCcctgagaaaggaaattattaGTCGGCAAGATCAAAGGCAAAATTCATGATATAGCGGTAATATAATTGTATTGCTCTGGCTAATGtctgtatatttaaatattgttatgtCAGACTCAgagtgttttttatttttataaagaaaaaaacaacagcaccAACAGAGAAGACTGAAACACCTAAGCCACGTGGAAGAAAGACTAGAATATCTAAGGCATCAGCAGGAAAGACTGACAGCCATGAGAACCCATCAAGTACTTTAGAAGTGAGAAGTATAAAacgtaagtacatgtatataagtataTCATATTAACAAAACATTGGTTTATGTATCCTTGTCAATGATAGCCACCCTGACAGAAGCTCTCTGATATAAATGGCTTCCCTGGCTCTGACACAAGTGGAAGAactttatataagatatatcaatataagaaaaacatgtattaatatttataaaaaagaagatgtggacagtggtgtaactgtataacatgaaaacaatttagaataaatctattgaaaaaggcttaactcatctgATTGATGAAAATAGGAACACagttttgaaggccgtactttaacctataatggtttaattttaaaattgttatttggatggagagttgtctcattggcactcacaccacatcttcctatatctacatctaacaaaaacatagTTTGGATGTGACTGGTTACTTGTAAATGCAAACAACATGAAAATACACGAAGCATTCACTTATGTCACTGATTCAGTTTAGTTTTTTATGCCCAACATGCCCAACCTAcgatagaaaaaagtaaaaacacaaaaatactgaactccgaggaaaattcaaaaaggaaaatcaaaaatcaaaaggcaaaatcaaaaatccaaacacatcaaacgaatggataacaactgtcatattcctgacttggtacaggcattttctaatgtagaaaatggtggattgaacctggttttatagctagctaaacctctcacttgtatgacagtctcatcaaattccattacattgtcaacgatgtatgaacaaaacaaacatactcaaagagtaaaaatgtaaaaaataggggtacagcagtcaatattatGTTATCATCTtataatatcactataaaaacaacaaatgtaacgaagaagcacaaaaagatatacatcaaatttaacatactcattttgcttttcttatacgacttaatttatctatataaagtctacccgtaaaggatagaaggttttcattgctggtgtaaaattgcacgtttgaaattcgcacaggtagacatgaaaataattttgtcgttcaaagtatg
It contains:
- the LOC134683456 gene encoding uncharacterized protein LOC134683456, with the protein product MTIVEKVNSATQKQQPVEKTSEIKVTSSSEKQMEGQSSGKDVVKDKDDKNKSANNVNTGPVKDIRVLNLTKKIFSSFPIKSEEQDSKDPTDVCPDKGSGSVENKDTEVMLYISPEGDLYSASQLEKHEEDIDKKSLLKEDGVVYFIKPLKDEELCDLILEYLDLIKQEPKGLFTLDIAGSLMRTGNKQDVKSEPQSMYLMSEAVDQSTSSTSQQGEVIVKGEPEEYEEMEEMEEDEDDIEQLQSLQSGAGLTGQLRVKVLQSLYNKSRFQKKTTAPTEKTETPKPRGRKTRISKASAGKTDSHENPSSTLEVRSIKLKAGRKRKTNKLIVDHLTGLSIIQMKMNMQITNDIVNKNSQVEPSTKKSRKDITDTLLTSPGKGFQSDKLSKIYDSCLVTSTSQDSDDELEDLGLQELPDNAPRYATHYDDNMEPIEALHKHMDPELWKKCYI